The window AGACGCTCGGTCGTCGCCTTGGCCCGGCCGCCGAGCAGGCTGCGCAGCAGCTCGCTCTTGGCCGCGGTCGTGGCGCCGCGGTCGGTCAGTGCGGCGCGCAGCCCGGTGTTCGAAGAGACGATCCGGCCGAACCGGAACAGCTCGTCCTCGACCTCGTCGAGCGTGCCCGCCCGCTGCGCCGCCGTGAGGTCGGCGGTGTCGGCCAGCTCCTCGATGGAGTCGACCAGGTCACGCGACCGCGACCAGCGGGAGCGCACCAGACCGGCCACCAGATCGGCGGTCGTGCCGCCGACCTGGCCGCCGAACAGACGCCCGGCCAGTTCGGCCTTCGCCTCTCCGGCCTGCGCCGGGTCGGTGAGGACCCGACGCAGTGACACCTCGCGGTCGAGCAGCGCGGTGACGGCGGCCAGCTCG is drawn from Streptomyces liliifuscus and contains these coding sequences:
- a CDS encoding F0F1 ATP synthase subunit delta; amino-acid sequence: MNGASREALAAARERLDALTDNTSVDATLLADELAAVTALLDREVSLRRVLTDPAQAGEAKAELAGRLFGGQVGGTTADLVAGLVRSRWSRSRDLVDSIEELADTADLTAAQRAGTLDEVEDELFRFGRIVSSNTGLRAALTDRGATTAAKSELLRSLLGGRAKATTERLVTRLVTAPRGRSLESGLESLSKLAAERRSRMVAVVTSAVPLSDPQKQRLGAALAKLYGRQMHLNLDVDPEVLGGIRVQVGDEVINGSIADRLEDVGRRMAS